Within Coffea arabica cultivar ET-39 chromosome 4e, Coffea Arabica ET-39 HiFi, whole genome shotgun sequence, the genomic segment aaaattttacccTTCAACAATGATCACGTGCAAGTCATGTGATGAATTTCGATCAGAAACTAATCGGAAACCTaaatagggactaaatttgacgaATATAAATTTTTAAGGGATGTAAAATTACACTTCTAAAAGTGAGGgttgaaaaaagttattttatcaAATGCGAGGGATATTTTGAACGATCTTTCCTCTAATGAATGACGAGAATTGCTAGGAtataattttgataatttttttcacTCTAACAAATGCTCATatatgtgcaaaaaaaaaaactcctatgattattttttctcaaacaaaaaaaagatagaaCAATAAATACAACAACTAATACAAAGTAAGAAAACAACCCATAGGTAAGGATAATAATAGTAATCTAAATTAAGCTACAACTCTCGATAAGAGAATTAAATTTAGAACTTTCTAATTTACTTACCAACTTAAAATTATGGATTTTTTGTGATCAGTGGACACTATAAGTTAAGTATTGGGTGGTGATTAAATGTcaagtgttaatttttttttaaagagtgGAATTAACCTTGATAAGCCTAAATACAAGAGAAACAATAATGCAAATAAGTTTCAGATAATAAGCGTATCATCTAGATTATGGTTGCAAACAAATTAAACCCCTTTACGAGTTGATTTAGTCAAAACTCAACTTGAGTTTGGTTAATATCAAACTCGAATCGAGTTCAAGTTAACCAAATTGAGTTGTCAAGCTCCAACCAACTATAGaaaaatttaacttattaaCTTGCGAGCtaacttgtatatatatatatatatatatatatatatatatatatatatatatataactcgaatagactcgaactcgaactcaatTTGAGATCGAGTTTGAACTCGAGTATTACGTTAAAAAATTGTCGAGTTTGAACTTGATGAAATTGAGCTGAGCCCAACTCAATTAAGCCGAAAGCTCGATTTAACTCATCTGTAGTCCTAATCTAGATAAACTGACTACTTACTGGTTGAAGAGGTTTCAGTCTAATGGTTAAAATTAAAATCCTAAAAATTAAATGTCTTGGATTCTAATCCTCTGCTCCCTCCTTACTTTTTAAATCTCATATCTCATCTACtggaaaagaaatttgttttAAGAAAAATTGACGACTCACTGAACCCGTTAAAAACGTCCAATGTCAATATATGCATGTTTATGATTTTAAAGAAAAGTGTAATCAAATTGTTCTGAGTGCTACAGAACAACAACGAGAAGAAAACCCTCCAGCCATTGTACCACAAATCTCCACTATTCATTATGAATTCGATTACACAAGTCAATTCTGATTTTGGACAGGTCTCAGAGGGTAAAACGGGATGGGAAAACTGTACTCAAGCAACTCCATAGTGGACTGCCCTTGATATTCACTAGACGATTGTTGCCCCAAAGCAGGGCCCATATGTATTATACAGAGTTATCATGCATTCAATGGGAGAGCCCAATGAGTTTGAGAAAGTACGTCCAGGGCATTTCCCAAGGCCGCTAGCAACCCAACAGAATTTATGATGCAAAGTTTGTCTTTTGCTTGGTTAAGCAACCAGATGCTTAAAATGCTTAAAGACTCGAACCAGATCTGGGTCTATACGATGATTTCCTACACTATTAGAACAGACTAAAATGGGTGTTTATTGTTTGTTCTCATAATCACTATTGCCTAATGTTGCAAAAAGTTATATATTAGTCTTTTTCGTTAAATAGCAGTACTAGTATATATTGTAAAACAAGAAATCATTGAGTTTTGTTTGCCATTTTGTTAGGCTTTTTTTCCAGAAAAAATATTAGACACTTTAATGAGGCATTTAAATAGGTTTATCTGAACGCAAAACCAAGTCCAAAGGAACGAGGATATGGCTTTATGTACACATAGGCTTCATTattgaaacaaaacaaaagatagaAATTAATATCCGATGATCGTTCAATTATTGGCCTGTAGTCACATCGTATCCTAAGCCTTATCTTTTAATCTTCTTGGAAAATTCAAGCAAGGCATTGTCACTTTTAAGCCCTTAAAGTCACGTGAGTTGTGACCACTTCTGCGATTATTTTTCTACTGGATGACTAGGATCTGATAGCACTTCTCCAACCACTGGCCTTGAGTCTTGACTGACCCTTAACTTAAGGGTCTGAATTGTAAGTAAAAGAGAAATGGACGCTTAAACTTGAGAATGGTCGTTGAGGAAGTCCAGTATGTTGAGAAGTAACAACATGTCCTGGAAAAAAGCTTTTTGAGCAACTACAAAAATTAGAgccaaaaaatgatcaaataacTGGGAAGGAGGCTGGGCTGTTGTATGTTTATGCAGGATTTCTGAATATGTTTAATCTAGTTTTGAGAGAAATATAATCCATTCATTCAATCGATAAAACGAAGTGAAAGTTTACAGCAAGTTATTCCAACAAGATACAAATCTATGTATATTTTCAAGGAACTTATAATATGATCGCAGAAGTATTCGTACATGTGGCTGAAAATAGGGTTAGGATAAATTTAAATTAGATATACCGTATAATCCTACTTTCTAGGCACTAGATTAAGAGGTTAGATTGATATTTTTCGTGATTTATGTTTACATTGATTTCAAAACAATAATACGACACCTGCTCACCAGATTTACCAGCTGGGCGTAAACATACCCGGGAAAATAGCTGTATGAGGATAAGCTAAAAACAAGCAGAATCTCCGGCCACTCGCTCCAGCAGTCAAGTCAACACAGCTACCTCCGCTGTGCCTCTTTCCACTCGCACTCCGCACCATTTCTGCTTTTACTAGTATTTCTCGTTTTACTTGCTCAAAAGTCTAAGCAAGACTCATCACTGCCAGCCCCGCATGATAAAACCATTAATCATCGAATCCATTCGTGTAACCGAAAAGAAAGGCCTCCTGAAACTGACAAAATTTCCGGCTATAACTGGTACTGCTTTCAGCTGAATTCCATTGCAAGTTGCACAAATGTCTGCATTCAGTAGTTTATTTGAGTGTACTGATTCTGTCTTGTCTGTCTCCGTAGGCCCTTTTTAAGCGAGGATCGCGTGTACGATCATTGGCCTCATAGGTGACTGAACACAAGCCAAGAATGGCTAACAAGTTGATGCTGCTGATTTTTGTTGTGGCTTTTGCTTTGTGCGTGGAATCAAAGTATATGGTCTACAATACCGGTGCCAAAATTGTGCCTGACAAGCTTAATGTTCATTTAGTTCCTCATTCTCATGATGATGTTGGATGGCTCAAAACTGTTGATCAGTACTATGTTGGTTCCAATAATTCAATACAGGTTCCCCTCTTTGCATTTTTTAACTTGATTTATTGTAATTCAGTactctgctgctgctgcttcttcttcttctctctctctctctctcttattggTGACCACAATGTATGACTTATTATGCAGGGTGCTTGCGTGCAAAATGTGCTGGATTCTCTCATTCCGGCATTACTGGCGGATGAGAATCGAAAATTCATTTATGTTGAACAGGTTTAGTAGTTGATATTGGCAATTCATATGGAAAGTTTTGTGCTTTATACTTTGTGGTTATTTAGAGGGATCTCAAACAAGGAAAATTGATGAAGTGGGGTTGATTGGACAGGCCTTCTTCCAGAGATGGTGGAGGGATCAGAGTCCTGCAATGCAGAAGATAGTCAGGCAACTAGTTGATGCCGGCCAACTAGAGTTCATGTATGGAGTTAATAGATCCAGACAGTACATTCTGAGCATTCTAAGAGTCAAGATATAGATAAGAAAGGAAATTGACTACTGACTAATGGTGTCAAATTTCTGTTTCGTTGAGTTCAGTAATGTTGTTGTTTAGGAAACTGTAACAAACATGTGATTTTTATTGGGATTATGGTTCTAAAGGATGTATATTATCTTGTCCTTTGATGTAGAAATGGGGGCTGGTGTATGCATGATGAGGCAGCAACTCATTACATTGACATGATAGATCAGACAACATTAGGTCACAGATACATCAAGGAGCAGTTCAATGTGACTCCAAGAATTGGTTGGCAGATTGATCCATTTGGACATTCTGCTGTTCAGGCCTACCTTTTGGGGGCAGAGGTATTATTTTCTAATGGATTGCTGAATATGTGTAGTAGTCGGTGTATAAATTATATTCAATGgttgattatttgccaaaaaaaatgtGGATCCTTTGTCGACCATTTTGTTTTCAAAGCTCAATGTGTATGATTGAGGtgaaaatttgaagagaaatGGCCGGTCTTTGTATGGCTACATGTCCCAATTTGGGACAACTGATACAAAGCATCTGTTGCAAATGGACTGACTCATGCTTTTTTGTTGGCTTAGCTTGGATTTGACTCTTTTTTCTTTGGACGCATTGACTATCAAGACAGAGCAAAACGGAAAGCTGAGAAGGCTCTTGAAGTTGTCTGGCAGGGTTCTAAGAGTTTGGGTTCTTCAGCACAGGTTAGTTGCAGTACTTTTTTAGTTCTCAAGCATTTTTATGACTGCCTATTTTATTACTAGGGATTTAAATGGcagtctctctctttctctcacaGATATTTGCTGGTGCATTCCCAGAGAATTATGAACCTCCAAGTGGTTTTTACTTTGAAGTAAATGATGATTCTGATATCGTGCAGGTATCTATAGAGAAATAAGATAACTGGTTATTCAATATATGGTGAGTACAAGCAGATGataattttcttaaataaaCTGCAGGATGATATGAATTTGTTTGATTACAATGTTCAAGATCGTGTGAATGATTTTGTTGCTGCTGCTTTTTCACAGGCAAGTcatattttagttttagcttttatgCTACGAACTCCACTTGTTCTGAACTTTTGATGCTCATTGTGAACAATTTCATCTTTGTTGTCTTCCTACGAATCCAGATATAATTTTCTGTTGTAAAAATTTACTTGCATATTCAGTtgggtatttttttttctgatataaagaagaagaaatgcatgTAAATTTTGACTTGACATGATAAGTCAGCTATCTATCCTGATTAAGGGAAAGGAAAATCTGTATAGAGATACGATGGTAACAGTTGATTTGTCATTTTCTCAAAGGCATTTGCTACAATAGCTCATAATTTGTTGCTTAATTGTTTAGGTGATGTTTTATCAGAAAGAAGCAATTTTAATTCTTTGTTTCTTTGACAGGCTAATATTACTCGAACAAATCATGTCATGTGGACCATGGGAACAGATTTCAAGTATCAGTATGCTCGGACATGGTTTCGGAACATGGACAAGCTCATTCATTATGTCAATGAAGTCAGTCTCACTTTTAGTAAATCGGATTGGTCTATAACTCAAAGTCCTTGTGCTGAATGTCTGCTTTCTTTATAAATTGCACCAGCAAATCATCTATTAGTCGTTTCccattttcatgatttttcagaTTGTTCAATGCGTTGATCTTTCAATGCACTTGTATGTAGGATGGCCGCGTCAATGCATTATATTCAACACCATCAATTTATACTGAGGCAAAATATGCTTCTAAGGAGTCCTGGCCTCTTAAAACTGATGATTATTTCCCGTGAGTCCAAGATTTGGAAGTTAACTTTTTATTGCTGGCTAACAACTTTCTTGGTTTGCTGCCTGTCATTAATCTGGGAATTAATGCTGGTGCTCATCAGATATGCAGACCGCATTAATGCTTATTGGACTGGATATTTTACCAGCAGACCTGCAATTAAACGCTATGTTAGAATCTTGAGTGGGTACTATTTGGTAGGTCATCTGCCGTTTTATCTTAATTGATAACTATGGTGCTGCTGCATATGCAGTATTTCAGTTCTTTGTTCCTAATTAGACTCCTACACATAATCAGGCAGCTAGGCAACTCGAATTTTtcaaaggaagaaatgaagctGGACCAAGCACTGACTCATTGGGTGATGCATTAGGGATTGCTCAACATCATGATGCTGTCACTGGAACAGAACAGCAACATGTGGCAAATGACTATGCCAAACGTCTATCAATAGGTTACAAGGAGGTAAATTATACTCCAGATGATTGAAACTTTGATGTTTCTTTGATGGTTTGGATGAACTCATTTTCCAGATGATTGGTACTAACTTAAGAACTTTCAGGCTGAAGATGTAATTTCGACTTCACTCGCTTATATAGCACAATCATCATCAGAGTCTGGACTTAAATTACAACAGGTATCTATTGGAAGAGCTCTATCAACTTTGCTGATTATTAACTTTATTTCTTCCCAAGATATAATTTTCATCAGCACCTTGTCCATTAAAACTAAGCTGCGAATGCTTTTTGCTCTAATTCTAACATATAAGAATCTACCTAATTTTTTACCTTTGTTCGAAAAAATCATTGCAGATACTAATCTAAATAGTGGCCTTTGGTTTTTGTCTGGTATGGGAATGCCTTGGACAGATATAAGACATATCTCAACAATTGTATTGAATTGTTTAGCTTCTGCCTTtggaatttatttatttggttttttttacAAGggtacattttttttcttgaaagatcacttaaaaaataaaatgtctAACTGAAATCAATATTTTCTGATTGCTTTACAATATGCATGGTGTTTATGGAAGGATCTTCATTTTTGAAGTTTGAAGTTCATTAATCCTTATTACTAAACCAGGGAatgatttcttttttccttttcctctctcCTACAAGTAATACttgtttcctttttgtttccGAGGTTGGTTAGACATTGTTGTTGTTTGTTCATCATGTGCGCTTTCTATTTGTGGTGATGACTTCATGCAAGAATATCTATTTACCATGGACTATCTCTGTTAGATCAAATCTAAGATAAACTATACCTTCTCCCTTTTTATTCTTGAGTATCAAGCTGACTGGTTTTGTATTAATTTGATTGTAACATGTCATATTCCCTCTTTTACCAGTGTCCACTTCTGAACATAAGTTATTGTCCTCCATCTGAAGTTAATTTATCTCCTGGGAAAAAATTAGTAAGTGAATCTCTCTAGAATGCTTTCTATCTTTTTGTATGAGTTTCTCTATTTCCCTTATTAGTAACTGGCATGAAATAGGCTAGCTATCTAAGATACTGTCTATTTGTAGGTGGTCGTGATCTATAACTCCTTGGGGTGGAAAAGATCTGAGATTGTGAAAATTCCTGTGAGTATgcattagatattttatttacCATCCTTACCTAGCTTTTTGCCCCATTTATTACTGGTAACTATTTCTCTTAACTGGAAACAAATATCATTTTAGTGTTATCTTTCAACTGACATAGCTTTTCCATTGAACAAGTTTGCTTCTATTGcattttgaattttgacttcGATGAGCTTGAAGACAAGTATGCACAAAGTATAAGTAAATAAATCATTTTGAAAACTGGATATCTAAAAATATGTGGGtacatgaagtcaaggaaaaagGTAAAGAAGCTAATCTATCTAACCTGCAGTGCGAGCTTTGGATTTGCAGGGAATATAgccatttctttttcattatgCTAACTGAATTGTCGAGAAGATTGTAGTTTGCTTGTTACAGATCTTTGTCTCCTTGTGCTGACCCTTAATACATTTATTTGAATATCTCTTGTATAAGAAATACTCAGTGGCACATGAGACTATCTTGAAGCAATTCACAGAAGGTCAACTGAGGCATGAACATCAAGTTTCTCTTACTTTATCCTGGACAGCGATTATCCTAcgatatttttttcttgtcatgTTATACGCTATTACAGTTGGTCCATGTTTTTAACATCGCTCTGCTAACTGTCTCTCTCATTGTATATTCAAGCAAGACTTCCTTTTCAAAAGAATCTGCAACTTTGCCTGGTATCTACATGCATTATTGTATATGGAcatcttttctgtttctttttgcttttagtCCTACATGGTTGTCAGGTTAGCTGTGAGTAACTTCTGATGTTGCAAAACATTAGGCAACTAAGTTTTCTGCTGTTTTTGAATTCCCAATCTTTTGTCATAAACTTGCCACAGGTTGTCAGCGCGAATGTCATTGTTCAAGATTCCACTGGAAAACAAATCGAATCACAGATCCTTCCTGTAGTTGATGCTGCAATGGCCCTACGGGAATTTTATGCAACTGCAAATGTTGGAAAATCCCCTGTAGGAGGCCCCCTATATTGGCTTGCTTTTAAAGTGGAGGTTCCTCCTCTAGGTTTTAGCACATACACTGTCAGTAGTGGTAAAAGAGCAGGTTAACCATCTGATTGCGTCTCTTGAAAGTTTTTTGTGACTTGTTATTCAGCATATTAATCTCCAAATTTCTTCTTGTTCAATATTCCATTTTTTGTCACCTGTTGTAAGCGCAGCTACTACTTCAGTAAGGGAGAAGTTCTACAGATCTGATGGGAATCAAAATGATGCTATTGAAGTAGGGCCTGGGAATTTGAAGCTTGTATACTCTGGAAGTGATGGAAAACTGACTGGATATATTAATGGCAAAAACAtggtaaatatttttcttttatgtaATATATCTGCCCCTTATGCAGACTACACTATGAAGGCACACCTAAATAGAGGGCAAGCTTTTGCTTTGCTAGCATCCCTCTATTTTCCCCTCTCTCCTTTCTACAAACCATCATAAATTTGTAAGAACAGCTGTATGCAAAGGATGTTGTGATTTTTAcgacatttttttcctttaatcaTCTTCTTCAAACTTTAAAATTGAGTTAAATTAACATCGATTTTACTAACTGATTTCTTTCTAACAAGGTCAAGTCCTCTCTAGAGCAATCTTATAGTTATTATGTTGGAGATGATGGTACTAAGGATGTTGCACCTGTGGTGCCTCAGGTATTATACCTTTTAACTTGTGTAGTTTCCTTAACTTGTTATACTTGTCTTAAACTTTAATGTTTCTTTCCACATGAAAACTAGTTTTATCTTAAAGATCTGTTATTCTCTTTCTCCCCTATTTCTGTTTGTGTGTTGTCTTCAGCTCAAGATTATGCCAACAGTGCCTAACTGTTACTCTTGAATCTTGAAGGCTTCTGGAGCATATGTTTTCCGGCCTAACTCCACATTTCCCATCCAGTCTCAAGAAAAGGTACAAAAATCATGTCAAAAGTTTAACCAATATGATCCCTCATTGCcactaataaaataaagttttattttattttatttatttttttgatgtAACAGATACCAATTACAGTTCTTAGGGGACCGCTCTTTGATGAAGTTCATCAGAATGTAAATTCGTGGATATATCAGGTTATTGTGCAACTAATTGATATTTAAGCCTCTTATTCATGTTCCCTTATGTccactcccccccccccccctcttccTCCATCAGATTTCTTGTATCATGTAATGTCAAGAGCTCTAGAAGAATACCATGAGGAGCGTTATGACAGATTGTCTTATTCATCAATTCTTGCGCTCACTGACACTCATCTCCCTGCTCCTTAGTACCGTCTCTACAGTGGACACAATAAAGCACTATTGTTTTTCAGAGTTTTTATTTCGTCACTAGTGTATGCAACATGTCATTTGTCAGATTACACGAGTCTACAAGGAAAAGCAGCATGCTGAGGTTGAGTTCATTGTAAGTTGTCAATTTAGTGCATTTATGGATAGAAATCTTTGGGGTATTTCAGTAGATGAAGTTTCAATTTCAGCTGTGGCTCCTAATCAAGATTTATTTATTCCAGGTTGGCCCCATACCCATTAATGATGGACTCGGCAAAGAGGTTGTAACACAACTTACCACCACCATCAAGAACAATAAAACATTCTATACGGATTCTAACGGTCGAGATTTCCTTGAACGGGTTGTTACATAATCCTTTTCTGGTGCATCAAGTTTTATTTCCCCCAAGTATAGCACTTTTCTGACGTTtaattcgttttttttttttttttggtaaagcTTATTAGATGTTCAAAACTTTTGGATGTTAAAAGGTACATTTATATTGTTATATTAACTTTGTTTGCAGATTCGGGACTACAGATCTGACTGGAACCTTCAAGTGAACCAGCCTGTGGCGGGAAACTATTACCCAGTATGTTTGTGTTATACTTAATATATGACTCTTAAACCTTGGGTTGCATGAGAAGTGTTTCACTGTATCCAAAAATTCCTATCTTAAAACAAACTATAGAACCGCTCTTAACAGAAATATGGTGTCTGTTGTGGAAATAGAGCTAATATCCCACAGGAAAGTTTTGTATTCTTAATTTCAATCACCCTGCAGTTTCAAAGGTTTGACAAAAGCTGCTTTTAAATTTCGGAGTTGTTGGTAACATATGAGCTAATCAGTTGGTTAATGACGaattactaaagcaaaattTTCATCATGATTACCTCTTCTTAGTCACGTCTGTGTTGCTTTTGACATACCTAGCGGGTTGGAGAAACTTATGCACAAAGATGTTAA encodes:
- the LOC113739679 gene encoding probable alpha-mannosidase At5g13980, giving the protein MANKLMLLIFVVAFALCVESKYMVYNTGAKIVPDKLNVHLVPHSHDDVGWLKTVDQYYVGSNNSIQGACVQNVLDSLIPALLADENRKFIYVEQAFFQRWWRDQSPAMQKIVRQLVDAGQLEFINGGWCMHDEAATHYIDMIDQTTLGHRYIKEQFNVTPRIGWQIDPFGHSAVQAYLLGAELGFDSFFFGRIDYQDRAKRKAEKALEVVWQGSKSLGSSAQIFAGAFPENYEPPSGFYFEVNDDSDIVQDDMNLFDYNVQDRVNDFVAAAFSQANITRTNHVMWTMGTDFKYQYARTWFRNMDKLIHYVNEDGRVNALYSTPSIYTEAKYASKESWPLKTDDYFPYADRINAYWTGYFTSRPAIKRYVRILSGYYLAARQLEFFKGRNEAGPSTDSLGDALGIAQHHDAVTGTEQQHVANDYAKRLSIGYKEAEDVISTSLAYIAQSSSESGLKLQQCPLLNISYCPPSEVNLSPGKKLVVVIYNSLGWKRSEIVKIPVVSANVIVQDSTGKQIESQILPVVDAAMALREFYATANVGKSPVGGPLYWLAFKVEVPPLGFSTYTVSSGKRAATTSVREKFYRSDGNQNDAIEVGPGNLKLVYSGSDGKLTGYINGKNMVKSSLEQSYSYYVGDDGTKDVAPVVPQASGAYVFRPNSTFPIQSQEKIPITVLRGPLFDEVHQNVNSWIYQITRVYKEKQHAEVEFIVGPIPINDGLGKEVVTQLTTTIKNNKTFYTDSNGRDFLERIRDYRSDWNLQVNQPVAGNYYPINLGIYMKDKDTEFSILVDRSVGGSSIFDGQLELMLHRRLLVDDSRGVGEALNETVCIPSACKGLTVQGKFYFRIDPLGEGAKWRRSFGQEIYSPLLLAFSEQDGDEMTNFKVPTFTGIDPSYSLPDNVALITLQELANGEVLIRLAHLYEVGEDKDLSVPARVELKKLFPNKQIIQITETSLSANQKREDMEKKRLVWSAEGSTHKSQRVSRGGPVDPIKLVVELAPMEIRTFLINFSKKLSTL